The genomic window ATCGCCGGGCGCTTGCTGCTCTCGCTCATCGCAAACTGCATGCCGTCATAGTTCCAGCCCTGCGCAACCCATTCATTGATAATGCGCTCCAGGGTGTCGTCGGAGACGGTACTGGTTTCGATCACCTTGTATTCAGTTTTAGCTTCAACATTCATCATCAGGAGAATACCAGAATGGCAATCAGTGGCAATCCAAAAAAAATAGCCCAGGACATCAGCAACGGCATTGTTTCGATCTCACCACCGATGCTGAAACGCTACAACGCAGCCGACATAAAAATTATCCTCAGCAACATGGCAATTGTCTCACGCGAATTACGGGCCGAACAGATCCCGCTTGAAGATATCGTTGAACTGAAAAAGAAAAA from Desulfuromonas sp. includes these protein-coding regions:
- a CDS encoding DUF4177 domain-containing protein; translation: MNVEAKTEYKVIETSTVSDDTLERIINEWVAQGWNYDGMQFAMSESSKRPAMAFVLFTRETSAN